The following proteins are co-located in the Amyelois transitella isolate CPQ chromosome W, ilAmyTran1.1, whole genome shotgun sequence genome:
- the LOC106141926 gene encoding uncharacterized protein LOC106141926 — MLASWMEDNKTTNWSNGLKFVQFMKNRAFHSGIKQSPYKAMFGMEPKVGLTTSNLPMEIISGLHNEEDLQVAITEMDQNFDDNEENLDKQEKIETKKTGKEQEENKEQEENKEQEEIFEHNSNESMILEAREKAHLNLVKQAKRMKTASDQSHPPLNVGDNVTIPIPDVDKGKADLRNLIGVVLEVTCEQLYRIGTKSGILEKLYCRSEFDGCKEKFIRPDEVPNKTVTLRTAAKNAAIGTGQGYARCVCSTGCKNNKCLCKKKGLLCNSKCHNSLSCMNK, encoded by the exons ATGCTCGCATCTTGGATGGAAGACAATAAAACCACTAACTGGTCGAATGGACTAAAATTTGTTCAATTTATGAAGAACAGAGCATTTCACTCAGGGATAAAGCAGTCTCCGTATAAAGCAATGTTTGGAATGGAACCTAAAGTGGGGCTTACAACATCTAATCTACCTATGGAAATTATAAGTGGATTGCACAATGAAGAAGACTTACAAGTTGCAATCACAGAAATGGATCAAAACTTCGATGATAATGAAGAGAACCTagataaacaagaaaaaattgaaacaaaaaagacaGGTAAAGAACAAGAAGAAAATAAGGAACAAGAAGAAAACAAAGAACAAGAAGAAATATTTGAACACAACAGTAACGAATCAATGATATTGGAAGCAAGAGAAAAAGCGCATTTGAATTTAGTAAAACAAGCAAAGAGAATGAAAACAGCAAGCGATCAATCTCATCCACCACTCAACGTCGGAGACAATGTGACCATACCAATCCCAGACGTAGACAAAGGAAAGGCAGACCTTCGTAATTTAATTGGAGTTGTATTAGAAGTTACTTGTGAACAGTTATACAGAATTGGGACAAAGAGTGGGATTTTAGAGAAATTGTACTGCAG aTCCGAATTTGATGGCtgcaaagaaaaatttatcCGCCCGGATGAGGTGCCCAACAAAACAGTTACATTACGAACAGCTGCAAAGAACGCTGCTATCGGAACAGGACAAGGTTATGCTCGATGTGTATGTTCTACGGGCTGTAAAAACAACAAATGTTTATGCAAGAAGAAAGGATTGCTGTGTAATTCAAAGTGCCATAATAGTCTGAGTtgcatgaataaataa